Proteins encoded in a region of the Antedon mediterranea chromosome 2, ecAntMedi1.1, whole genome shotgun sequence genome:
- the LOC140040956 gene encoding uncharacterized protein has protein sequence MPITKVPIVHKFGIISHSQREELQERLMKQKFLGFPKSNREIPTTRNPFELSEEFIRNFNDATDFEVKEELEEFAFKMLARAKRRVGLVDASRGSHVDLPKAWSELSMLAQCRGRVQEECLDVMIISLNQAPLSPNNINSLFYLGETTLYWLRTDAMDQPFLRIGEIKLLKMGQLVFSRLFFHHMAGHLHGYREYKDRLITYLEGFTEFEDAYYPYPSAHLALRYIAEVGAMIVGDDAGDAGEIKESDNILKNESTRETMINTSGRNSTTDNIETVRHTSRSKALSETTIHDLSPSLWHSLDVWRCTVHLSDGFQEAVKALTLCGTGLATENWIDALCTFKVLSEAAKSNITVLRALQNLAKGIVPPKTPLPPRDDKNDTMSDIYVDDHDSATSLTSTKSSFSDLETSELKFDLSPKHWSKEKQKKKTSFEEYSSQSLRKLMNVSMAATIDTLQDKHAESLTDHSSFFNKDSRMLSTPATLPNISSHESLDSAGEMSGYGINQDRSPSINSDMLPGDDSQVYPNQVDVTKGPKTALKLAQGPKMKREVSFDASADRGKDDDKVVPEQRKGTDGSSKKASGKSTESSSKTGRIVQPGSRPVFASLPSTPKFSSRNRLPNMLGLIGWRWEVAFTYTELMANLCLHGNTSNIRKVALVGNEKHKGSLYSGKMNGSLGIVSAGLLDLVTFTLDLETDVNDTGFEDWSWRIRYGAVQGLVKICRCTEGDKTNDGMRTVAWNMLMKCHTREKDDRVLEAIRVGQVNAQIEKEAMKIDVVHSLDGRLAASLSALYLPPLAPPVTVTKRSPRRKVELPKPSQPVRKGPNRPSLKEELMMSSALVEKQPSFTTRTSLDLKRIVEDQWRKELQEMLEDEEKEKQKEAEEKKTPSSLSMV, from the exons ATGCCTATAACTAAAGTTCCCATTGTCCATAAATTTGGGATAATATCCCATAGTCAACGAGAAGAGTTGCAAGAAAGGCTGATGAAACAGAAATTCTTAGGATTTCCAAAAAGCAACAGGGAAATTCCAACCACAAG gAATCCATTTGAATTATCAGAAGAATTTATCCGTAATTTCAATGATGCAACTGATTTTGAAGTTAAAGAAGAATTGGAAGAGTTTGCCTTCAAGATGCTGGCAAGGGCAAAG CGAAGAGTTGGTTTGGTAGATGCGAGTCGAGGAAGCCATGTTGATCTTCCCAAGGCCTGGTCAGAACTCTCAATGCTGGCACAATGTCGCGGCAGGGTTCAAGAAG AGTGTCTAGATGTGATGATTATATCTCTCAACCAAGCACCACTGTCACCAAATAAcattaacagtttattttacTTGGGTGAGACCACACTCTACTGGTTGCGGACAGACGCTATGGATCAGCCATTCCTCAGAATAGGAGAGATCAAATTATTGAAG ATGGGTCAGCTTGTGTTCAGTAGGTTGTTCTTTCATCACATGGCAGGTCATCTCCATGGCTACAGAGAATACAAAGATAGGTTGATTACATATTTAGAAG GTTTTACAGAATTTGAAGATGCATACTACCCCTACCCAAGTGCCCACCTAGCCTTGAGGTACATTGCAGAGGTCGGAGCCATGATTGTTGGAGACGATGCAGGAGATGCTGGAGAGATCAAGGAAAGTgacaacattttaaagaatGAGTCTACTAGAGAAACG ATGATAAATACTAGTGGAAGAAACTCTACAACAGATAATATAGAAACAGTTAGACACACAAGTCGTTCAAAGGCACTGAGTGAGACAACCATACATGATCTTAGCCCTAGCCTCTGGCATAGCCTAGATGTTTGGAGGTGCACCGTTCACCTTAGCGATGGCTTCCAGGAAGCGGTCAAAGCATTGACACTATGTGGAACAGGCCTTGCTACTGAAAATTG GATTGATGCATTATGCACTTTTAAGGTGCTTTCTGAGGCAGCAAAGTCTAACATAACAGTATTGAGGGCGCTGCAGAACCTTGCGAAAGGTATTGTTCCTCCAAAAACACCACTCCCGCCAAGAGACGACAAGAATGATACTATGAGTGACATATATGTTGATGATCATGATTCAGCAACAAGTCTTACCAGTACAAAATCCAGCTTTAGTGATTTAGAAACTAGTGAACTTAAGTTTGACCTTTCACCTAAGCACTGGTCCAAGGagaaacagaaaaagaaaacaagCTTTGAAGAATATAGTAGTCAATCATTAAGAAAATTGATGAATGTCTCTATGGCAGCTACGATAGACACTCTGCAGGACAAACATGCAGAATCTCTAACAGATCACAGTAGTTTCTTCAATAAAGATTCCAGAATGCTAAGCACCCCAGCAACTCTTCCAAATATAAGCAGTCATGAAAGTTTAGACTCGGCTGGTGAGATGTCCGGTTATGGTATCAACCAAGATCGATCGCCAAGCATTAACAGCGACATGTTACCAGGTGATGACAGCCAGGTGTACCCTAACCAGGTGGATGTTACCAAAGGACCAAAGACAGCCTTAAAATTAGCTCAAGGTCCTAAGATGAAAAGAGAAGTCAGCTTTGATGCTTCAGCTGACAGAGGTAAAGATGACGATAAAGTTGTTCCAGAGCAAAGGAAAGGTACTGATGGTAGTTCTAAGAAAGCCAGTGGAAAGTCAACGGAATCTTCGTCTAAAACAGGAAGAATAGTACAGCCCGGTTCACGGCCTGTATTTGCATCCCTACCCAGTACACCTAAGTTTTCCAGTAGAAATCGG CTACCAAACATGCTAGGCCTGATTGGTTGGCGTTGGGAAGTAGCGTTTACATACACTGAGTTGATGGCGAACCTGTGTCTACATGGGAACACCTCAAACATCAGGAAAGTTGCTCTTGTTGGAAATGAAAAGCACAAGGGGTCTCTATACTCTGGGAAAATGAATGGATCACTCGGCATTGTCAGTGCTGGGTTACTTGACCTTGTTACCTTTACACTGGATTTGGAAACTGATGTCAATGATACAG GTTTTGAGGATTGGAGTTGGCGTATTCGATATGGGGCTGTCCAGGGTTTAGTTAAGATATGCCGTTGTACTGAAGGAGACAAGACAAATGATGGAATGCGAACTGTGGCGTGGAATATGCTTATGAAATGTCACACCAGGGAAAAAGATGATCGTGTTTTAGAAGCGATAAGAGTTGGCCAG GTGAATGCCCAAATAGAGAAAGAAGCTATGAAGATTGATGTCGTGCATTCGTTAGATGGACGTCTGGCTGCAAGTCTGTCAGCTCTTTATCTTCCTCCACTTGCACCTCCAGTCACAGTCACAAAACGATCACCCAGAAGAAAAGTTGAATTACCAAAGCCAAGTCAACCAGTGAGAAAGGGTCCAAATCGACCATCTTTAAA GGAAGAATTAATGATGTCTTCAGCTTTAGTAGAGAAACAACCAAGTTTCACAACCAGAACAAGTCTGGACTTGAAACGAATAGTGGAAGATCAA TGGCGAAAGGAGCTCCAAGAAATGCTTGAAGATGAGGAGAAAGAGAAGCAGAAAGAGGCGGAAGAAAAGAAAACTCCATCAAGTCTGAGTATGgtttaa
- the LOC140040953 gene encoding histone H2A, embryonic-like has protein sequence MSGRGKGKGGKRKGARTRSSRAGLQFPVGRVHRFLRKGNYANRIGAGAPVYMAAVLEYLTAEILELAGNAARDNKKSRINPRHLQLAIRNDEELNKLLGGVTIAQGGVLPNIQAVLLPKKKK, from the coding sequence ATGTCTGGACGAGGTAAAGGAAAAGGAGGAAAGAGAAAGGGTGCGAGGACCAGGTCAAGCCGTGCTGGACTTCAGTTTCCAGTAGGACGTGTACATCGTTTTCTTCGCAAGGGCAATTATGCCAATCGTATTGGTGCTGGTGCACCAGTTTACATGGCGGCTGTTCTCGAATATCTGACTGCTGAAATCTTGGAGTTGGCTGGAAACGCAGCGAGAGACAACAAGAAATCAAGAATAAATCCACGTCATCTTCAACTAGCTATTCGCAACGATGAAGAGCTGAACAAATTACTCGGAGGCGTAACAATTGCTCAGGGCGGTGTTCTACCCAACATTCAGGCTGTGCTTTTGccaaagaaaaagaaatag
- the LOC140040951 gene encoding uncharacterized protein isoform X3, with product MADDRVMEPDVPSQTSTCPDDEDDDSFSAESELADAEPLKGRRLDGKGKKKERGYKTFEEDETSTDGGTPDNRAKLTKKSSFFRIGFQKPKVKEKDKEKQKEKQKPKAKDRSKEKEKERKVSKSKEGGRSRSKSKDNKDTKIKKQSSTAGLESQSTEPVEPRPVFGVDLVLAVDRSNPHDGIQLPLIVRDCIDYIEANGMYVEGIYRLSGVKSRIDALRTAYDTAGEDVDLTDQDPHIVAGLLKLFLRELPEPLLTQRIMLSLEEASKIPDNKVKIQKFRGAINLLPVCNRTLLSWVIVHMAHVIGNEIETKMNLQNISIVLCPTLHISHRVLNVFFTFWRDIFGDVVLKKILEEELNKQEAILSEMHERVNKGTADKNTEEQLWEVQRIVTQLKRKIRVCRKTSETAIAPTLEEEEKPETEDEKPVVEEDKPVFEEEKPVLEKEKPAVEEKSADDKAEDSVFLDAVPAVADITEQKAPEAKEIEGKVEEPIKEESEVKPQRKESDQDVMETVSTKKEIVDESVDKVVIEKENEVEKQVEVKQNEQIQEREVNKVKNVENIAEDSVQGVKEKEDKEEEKQTIGEVDNQQVKDSTEEVFKEDEEDDEEVIQLLLITQAEAMARQQELKKIQSELQERIEAERNDIERLRQKLAEEERRESLQLRPSSFESGNSSDSSNSSSSESEDEDTLMEILTKLTEENEKLEAKNNELVTSIHLERERCVDLRVKMTTMILKEDLQKRRSFSGPAPLETDL from the exons ATGGCTGACGACCGTGTGATGGAACCGGATGTGCCATCACAGACATCAACCTGTCcagatgatgaggatgatgatagTTTTAGTG ccgAGTCAGAATTGGCAGATGCGGAACCACTAAAGGGACGCAGGCTTGATGGTAAAGGGAAGAAAAAAGAACGAGGGTACAAAACATTTGAGGAAGACGAGACGTCCACAGATGGTGGAACCCCAGATAA tAGAGCAAAACTTACAAAAAAATCCAGCTTCTTTCGGATAGGGTTCCAAAAACcgaaagttaaagaaaaagaCAAAGAAAAGCAAAAGGAGAAACAGAAACCAAAAGCAAAGGATAGAAGTaaagagaaagaaaaagaaCGAAAAGTGTCAAAATCGAAAGAAGGAGGAAGATCAAGAAGCAAAAGTAAAGATAATAAAGACACAAAAATTAAGAAACAGTCTTCAACTGCTGGATTAGAATCACAATCAACTGAACCAG TTGAGCCACGCCCTGTTTTTGGCGTGGACTTGGTGTTGGCAGTTGATCGGTCCAATCCACATGATGGTATACAACTCCCCCTTATTGTAAGAGATTGCATTGATTATATTGAAGCAAATG ggATGTATGTTGAGGGTATCTACCGGCTTTCGGGTGTAAAATCGAGGATAGACGCTCTTCGTACTGCGTATGACACAGCGGGTGAAGATGTTGACCTGACGGACCAGGATCCACACATCGTGGCTGGATTGTTAAAACTCTTTTTACGAGAACTTCCAGAACCACTGTTAACCCAACGAATTATGCTGTCTCTGGAAGAAGCCTCAa AAATTCCTGACAACAAAGTTAAAATTCAAAAGTTTCGTGGTGCTATCAACTTATTGCCAGTTTGTAATAGGACACTGCTGTCATGGGTCATAGTTCATATGGCCCACGTCATAGGCAAC gAAATTGAAACTAAGATGAATCTTCAGAACATATCCATTGTTCTTTGCCCTACACTTCACATCAGCCATCGTGTGCTCAATGTCTTCTTTACTTTTTGGCGTGACATATTTGGAGATGTAGTTCTCAAAAA GATTTTGGAAGAAGAGCTAAATAAACAAGAAGCAATCTTGTCTGAAATGCATGAACGTGTAAATAAAGGAACGGCTGATAAG AATACTGAAGAGCAACTTTGGGAAGTTCAGAGAATTGTAACCCAGCTGAAACGAAAG ATTCGAGTTTGTAGGAAGACTTCTGAAACTGCAATTGCTCCTACTCTTGAAGAAGAGGAGAAACCAGAGACAGAAGATGAGAAACCAGTAGTGGAAGAAGACAAACCAGTATTTGAGGAAGAGAAACCAGTATTGGAAAAAGAGAAACCAGCAGTGGAAGAAAAGTCTGCTGATGATAAGGCAGAAGATTCTGTATTCCTTGACGCTGTACCAGCAGTTGCTGACATAACAGAGCAAAAAGCACCAGAGGCAAAAGAGATTGAAGGAAAGGTTGAAGAACCAATTAAAGAGGAATCTGAAGTAAAACCGCAACGAAAGGAAAGTGACCAGGATGTAATGGAGACAGTGTCAACAAAGAAAGAAATTGTTGATGAATCTGTTGACAAAGTAGTTATTGAGAAAGAAAATGAAGTAGAAAAACAAGTTGaagtaaaacaaaatgaacaaaTTCAAGAAAGAGAAGTGAATAAAGTtaaaaatgtagaaaatattGCAGAAGATAGTGTTCAAGGTGTAAAAGAGAAAGAAgataaagaagaagaaaaacagaCAATTGGAGAAGTTGATAATCAGCAAGTGAAAGATTCAACAGAGGAAGTATTTAAGGAAGACGAAGAGGATGATGAAG AAGTTATTCAATTACTTCTAATAACTCAAGCAGAAGCAATGGCAAGGCAGCAGGAACTGAAGAAGATCCAGTCAGAGTTACAGGAGAGGATCGAAGCAGAAAGAAACGACATTGAACGATTGCGGCAGAAGCTTGCTGAAGAGGAGCGCAGAGAGTCTCTTCAGTTGAGGCCATCCTCATTTGAGAGTGGTAACAGCTCAGACTCTTCTAATAGCAGTAGTAGTGAAAGT GAGGATGAGGATACGTTAATGGAGATTCTAACAAAGCTAACCGAAGAAAATGAGAAATTAGAA gcTAAAAATAACGAGTTGGTTACGAGTATTCATCTTGAACGTGAACGATGCGTAGATCTACGAGTGAAAATGACTACGATGATACTAAAGGAAGATTTACAAAAAAGGAGGTCTTTTAGTGGTCCGGCACCATTGGAAACAGATCTATAG
- the LOC140040952 gene encoding histone H2B, sperm-like: protein MPPRSPKKSPKKSPVKAGKGMKKAGKGRGRSAVTKRRRKRKESYSIYVYKVLKQVHPDTGISSRAMSIMNSFVNDVFERIAGEASRLAHYNKRSTISSREVQTAVRLLLPGELAKHAVSEGTKAVTKYTSSK from the coding sequence ATGCCACCAAGGAGTCCAAAAAAGAGTCCTAAGAAGAGCCCAGTGAAGGCTGGTAAAGGCATGAAGAAGGCAGGGAAAGGTCGTGGACGAAGTGCTGTAACAAAACGCCGACGCAAACGAAAGGAAAGCTACAGCATCTATGTTTACAAAGTCCTGAAGCAAGTACATCCAGACACTGGCATTTCTAGCCGTGCCATGTCAATCATGAACAGCTTCGTCAATGATGTCTTTGAACGTATTGCTGGAGAAGCATCCCGTTTGGCTCATTACAACAAGAGGTCTACAATCAGCAGTCGTGAGGTGCAAACTGCAGTCCGTCTTCTCCTGCCAGGCGAACTTGCCAAACATGCAGTGAGTGAGGGAACCAAGGCTGTAACCAAATACACCAGCTCGAAGTAG
- the LOC140040954 gene encoding complex III assembly factor LYRM7-like, with amino-acid sequence MREKVLATFRALHRTRQMVFKNDDHVLNAARLKINEEFKKNKFVEDGEEIERLVKIGQDAELFLRKRVVQAEHKSDGVAELQLRNEVLSENAKQRVCDQETVH; translated from the exons ATGAGAGAAAAG gTACTTGCAACATTTCGTGCTCTTCATCGAACAAGACAAatggtatttaaaaatgatGACCATGTTTTAAATG CTGCAaggttaaaaataaatgaagaatttaaaaagaacaaatttGTGGAAGATGGTGAAGAAATTGAAAGG TTGGTGAAGATTGGCCAGGATGCAGAATTGTTTCTTAGGAAGAGAGTTGTACAAGCAGAGCATAAATCAGATGGTGTGGCCG agCTTCAATTAAGAAATGAAGTGTTATCAGAAAACGCAAAACAGCGAGTGTGTGATCAAGAAACAGTTCACTGA
- the LOC140040951 gene encoding uncharacterized protein isoform X2: protein MADDRVMEPDVPSQTSTCPDDEDDDSFSAESELADAEPLKGRRLDGKGKKKERGYKTFEEDETSTDGGTPDKAKLTKKSSFFRIGFQKPKVKEKDKEKQKEKQKPKAKDRSKEKEKERKVSKSKEGGRSRSKSKDNKDTKIKKQSSTAGLESQSTEPVEPRPVFGVDLVLAVDRSNPHDGIQLPLIVRDCIDYIEANGMYVEGIYRLSGVKSRIDALRTAYDTAGEDVDLTDQDPHIVAGLLKLFLRELPEPLLTQRIMLSLEEASKIPDNKVKIQKFRGAINLLPVCNRTLLSWVIVHMAHVIGNEIETKMNLQNISIVLCPTLHISHRVLNVFFTFWRDIFGDVVLKKVKRRLRWRSSRTSLELPDSSLILEEELNKQEAILSEMHERVNKGTADKNTEEQLWEVQRIVTQLKRKIRVCRKTSETAIAPTLEEEEKPETEDEKPVVEEDKPVFEEEKPVLEKEKPAVEEKSADDKAEDSVFLDAVPAVADITEQKAPEAKEIEGKVEEPIKEESEVKPQRKESDQDVMETVSTKKEIVDESVDKVVIEKENEVEKQVEVKQNEQIQEREVNKVKNVENIAEDSVQGVKEKEDKEEEKQTIGEVDNQQVKDSTEEVFKEDEEDDEEVIQLLLITQAEAMARQQELKKIQSELQERIEAERNDIERLRQKLAEEERRESLQLRPSSFESGNSSDSSNSSSSESEDEDTLMEILTKLTEENEKLEAKNNELVTSIHLERERCVDLRVKMTTMILKEDLQKRRSFSGPAPLETDL from the exons ATGGCTGACGACCGTGTGATGGAACCGGATGTGCCATCACAGACATCAACCTGTCcagatgatgaggatgatgatagTTTTAGTG ccgAGTCAGAATTGGCAGATGCGGAACCACTAAAGGGACGCAGGCTTGATGGTAAAGGGAAGAAAAAAGAACGAGGGTACAAAACATTTGAGGAAGACGAGACGTCCACAGATGGTGGAACCCCAGATAA AGCAAAACTTACAAAAAAATCCAGCTTCTTTCGGATAGGGTTCCAAAAACcgaaagttaaagaaaaagaCAAAGAAAAGCAAAAGGAGAAACAGAAACCAAAAGCAAAGGATAGAAGTaaagagaaagaaaaagaaCGAAAAGTGTCAAAATCGAAAGAAGGAGGAAGATCAAGAAGCAAAAGTAAAGATAATAAAGACACAAAAATTAAGAAACAGTCTTCAACTGCTGGATTAGAATCACAATCAACTGAACCAG TTGAGCCACGCCCTGTTTTTGGCGTGGACTTGGTGTTGGCAGTTGATCGGTCCAATCCACATGATGGTATACAACTCCCCCTTATTGTAAGAGATTGCATTGATTATATTGAAGCAAATG ggATGTATGTTGAGGGTATCTACCGGCTTTCGGGTGTAAAATCGAGGATAGACGCTCTTCGTACTGCGTATGACACAGCGGGTGAAGATGTTGACCTGACGGACCAGGATCCACACATCGTGGCTGGATTGTTAAAACTCTTTTTACGAGAACTTCCAGAACCACTGTTAACCCAACGAATTATGCTGTCTCTGGAAGAAGCCTCAa AAATTCCTGACAACAAAGTTAAAATTCAAAAGTTTCGTGGTGCTATCAACTTATTGCCAGTTTGTAATAGGACACTGCTGTCATGGGTCATAGTTCATATGGCCCACGTCATAGGCAAC gAAATTGAAACTAAGATGAATCTTCAGAACATATCCATTGTTCTTTGCCCTACACTTCACATCAGCCATCGTGTGCTCAATGTCTTCTTTACTTTTTGGCGTGACATATTTGGAGATGTAGTTCTCAAAAA AGTCAAAAGACGACTTCGATGGCGCTCTTCTCGAACATCTCTCGAGCTCCCAGACAGTTCATT GATTTTGGAAGAAGAGCTAAATAAACAAGAAGCAATCTTGTCTGAAATGCATGAACGTGTAAATAAAGGAACGGCTGATAAG AATACTGAAGAGCAACTTTGGGAAGTTCAGAGAATTGTAACCCAGCTGAAACGAAAG ATTCGAGTTTGTAGGAAGACTTCTGAAACTGCAATTGCTCCTACTCTTGAAGAAGAGGAGAAACCAGAGACAGAAGATGAGAAACCAGTAGTGGAAGAAGACAAACCAGTATTTGAGGAAGAGAAACCAGTATTGGAAAAAGAGAAACCAGCAGTGGAAGAAAAGTCTGCTGATGATAAGGCAGAAGATTCTGTATTCCTTGACGCTGTACCAGCAGTTGCTGACATAACAGAGCAAAAAGCACCAGAGGCAAAAGAGATTGAAGGAAAGGTTGAAGAACCAATTAAAGAGGAATCTGAAGTAAAACCGCAACGAAAGGAAAGTGACCAGGATGTAATGGAGACAGTGTCAACAAAGAAAGAAATTGTTGATGAATCTGTTGACAAAGTAGTTATTGAGAAAGAAAATGAAGTAGAAAAACAAGTTGaagtaaaacaaaatgaacaaaTTCAAGAAAGAGAAGTGAATAAAGTtaaaaatgtagaaaatattGCAGAAGATAGTGTTCAAGGTGTAAAAGAGAAAGAAgataaagaagaagaaaaacagaCAATTGGAGAAGTTGATAATCAGCAAGTGAAAGATTCAACAGAGGAAGTATTTAAGGAAGACGAAGAGGATGATGAAG AAGTTATTCAATTACTTCTAATAACTCAAGCAGAAGCAATGGCAAGGCAGCAGGAACTGAAGAAGATCCAGTCAGAGTTACAGGAGAGGATCGAAGCAGAAAGAAACGACATTGAACGATTGCGGCAGAAGCTTGCTGAAGAGGAGCGCAGAGAGTCTCTTCAGTTGAGGCCATCCTCATTTGAGAGTGGTAACAGCTCAGACTCTTCTAATAGCAGTAGTAGTGAAAGT GAGGATGAGGATACGTTAATGGAGATTCTAACAAAGCTAACCGAAGAAAATGAGAAATTAGAA gcTAAAAATAACGAGTTGGTTACGAGTATTCATCTTGAACGTGAACGATGCGTAGATCTACGAGTGAAAATGACTACGATGATACTAAAGGAAGATTTACAAAAAAGGAGGTCTTTTAGTGGTCCGGCACCATTGGAAACAGATCTATAG
- the LOC140040951 gene encoding uncharacterized protein isoform X1, whose product MADDRVMEPDVPSQTSTCPDDEDDDSFSAESELADAEPLKGRRLDGKGKKKERGYKTFEEDETSTDGGTPDNRAKLTKKSSFFRIGFQKPKVKEKDKEKQKEKQKPKAKDRSKEKEKERKVSKSKEGGRSRSKSKDNKDTKIKKQSSTAGLESQSTEPVEPRPVFGVDLVLAVDRSNPHDGIQLPLIVRDCIDYIEANGMYVEGIYRLSGVKSRIDALRTAYDTAGEDVDLTDQDPHIVAGLLKLFLRELPEPLLTQRIMLSLEEASKIPDNKVKIQKFRGAINLLPVCNRTLLSWVIVHMAHVIGNEIETKMNLQNISIVLCPTLHISHRVLNVFFTFWRDIFGDVVLKKVKRRLRWRSSRTSLELPDSSLILEEELNKQEAILSEMHERVNKGTADKNTEEQLWEVQRIVTQLKRKIRVCRKTSETAIAPTLEEEEKPETEDEKPVVEEDKPVFEEEKPVLEKEKPAVEEKSADDKAEDSVFLDAVPAVADITEQKAPEAKEIEGKVEEPIKEESEVKPQRKESDQDVMETVSTKKEIVDESVDKVVIEKENEVEKQVEVKQNEQIQEREVNKVKNVENIAEDSVQGVKEKEDKEEEKQTIGEVDNQQVKDSTEEVFKEDEEDDEEVIQLLLITQAEAMARQQELKKIQSELQERIEAERNDIERLRQKLAEEERRESLQLRPSSFESGNSSDSSNSSSSESEDEDTLMEILTKLTEENEKLEAKNNELVTSIHLERERCVDLRVKMTTMILKEDLQKRRSFSGPAPLETDL is encoded by the exons ATGGCTGACGACCGTGTGATGGAACCGGATGTGCCATCACAGACATCAACCTGTCcagatgatgaggatgatgatagTTTTAGTG ccgAGTCAGAATTGGCAGATGCGGAACCACTAAAGGGACGCAGGCTTGATGGTAAAGGGAAGAAAAAAGAACGAGGGTACAAAACATTTGAGGAAGACGAGACGTCCACAGATGGTGGAACCCCAGATAA tAGAGCAAAACTTACAAAAAAATCCAGCTTCTTTCGGATAGGGTTCCAAAAACcgaaagttaaagaaaaagaCAAAGAAAAGCAAAAGGAGAAACAGAAACCAAAAGCAAAGGATAGAAGTaaagagaaagaaaaagaaCGAAAAGTGTCAAAATCGAAAGAAGGAGGAAGATCAAGAAGCAAAAGTAAAGATAATAAAGACACAAAAATTAAGAAACAGTCTTCAACTGCTGGATTAGAATCACAATCAACTGAACCAG TTGAGCCACGCCCTGTTTTTGGCGTGGACTTGGTGTTGGCAGTTGATCGGTCCAATCCACATGATGGTATACAACTCCCCCTTATTGTAAGAGATTGCATTGATTATATTGAAGCAAATG ggATGTATGTTGAGGGTATCTACCGGCTTTCGGGTGTAAAATCGAGGATAGACGCTCTTCGTACTGCGTATGACACAGCGGGTGAAGATGTTGACCTGACGGACCAGGATCCACACATCGTGGCTGGATTGTTAAAACTCTTTTTACGAGAACTTCCAGAACCACTGTTAACCCAACGAATTATGCTGTCTCTGGAAGAAGCCTCAa AAATTCCTGACAACAAAGTTAAAATTCAAAAGTTTCGTGGTGCTATCAACTTATTGCCAGTTTGTAATAGGACACTGCTGTCATGGGTCATAGTTCATATGGCCCACGTCATAGGCAAC gAAATTGAAACTAAGATGAATCTTCAGAACATATCCATTGTTCTTTGCCCTACACTTCACATCAGCCATCGTGTGCTCAATGTCTTCTTTACTTTTTGGCGTGACATATTTGGAGATGTAGTTCTCAAAAA AGTCAAAAGACGACTTCGATGGCGCTCTTCTCGAACATCTCTCGAGCTCCCAGACAGTTCATT GATTTTGGAAGAAGAGCTAAATAAACAAGAAGCAATCTTGTCTGAAATGCATGAACGTGTAAATAAAGGAACGGCTGATAAG AATACTGAAGAGCAACTTTGGGAAGTTCAGAGAATTGTAACCCAGCTGAAACGAAAG ATTCGAGTTTGTAGGAAGACTTCTGAAACTGCAATTGCTCCTACTCTTGAAGAAGAGGAGAAACCAGAGACAGAAGATGAGAAACCAGTAGTGGAAGAAGACAAACCAGTATTTGAGGAAGAGAAACCAGTATTGGAAAAAGAGAAACCAGCAGTGGAAGAAAAGTCTGCTGATGATAAGGCAGAAGATTCTGTATTCCTTGACGCTGTACCAGCAGTTGCTGACATAACAGAGCAAAAAGCACCAGAGGCAAAAGAGATTGAAGGAAAGGTTGAAGAACCAATTAAAGAGGAATCTGAAGTAAAACCGCAACGAAAGGAAAGTGACCAGGATGTAATGGAGACAGTGTCAACAAAGAAAGAAATTGTTGATGAATCTGTTGACAAAGTAGTTATTGAGAAAGAAAATGAAGTAGAAAAACAAGTTGaagtaaaacaaaatgaacaaaTTCAAGAAAGAGAAGTGAATAAAGTtaaaaatgtagaaaatattGCAGAAGATAGTGTTCAAGGTGTAAAAGAGAAAGAAgataaagaagaagaaaaacagaCAATTGGAGAAGTTGATAATCAGCAAGTGAAAGATTCAACAGAGGAAGTATTTAAGGAAGACGAAGAGGATGATGAAG AAGTTATTCAATTACTTCTAATAACTCAAGCAGAAGCAATGGCAAGGCAGCAGGAACTGAAGAAGATCCAGTCAGAGTTACAGGAGAGGATCGAAGCAGAAAGAAACGACATTGAACGATTGCGGCAGAAGCTTGCTGAAGAGGAGCGCAGAGAGTCTCTTCAGTTGAGGCCATCCTCATTTGAGAGTGGTAACAGCTCAGACTCTTCTAATAGCAGTAGTAGTGAAAGT GAGGATGAGGATACGTTAATGGAGATTCTAACAAAGCTAACCGAAGAAAATGAGAAATTAGAA gcTAAAAATAACGAGTTGGTTACGAGTATTCATCTTGAACGTGAACGATGCGTAGATCTACGAGTGAAAATGACTACGATGATACTAAAGGAAGATTTACAAAAAAGGAGGTCTTTTAGTGGTCCGGCACCATTGGAAACAGATCTATAG